A portion of the Macaca mulatta isolate MMU2019108-1 chromosome 4, T2T-MMU8v2.0, whole genome shotgun sequence genome contains these proteins:
- the LOC695031 gene encoding retinoic acid early transcript 1E isoform X2 — MPLTCSPVRLLLLLLLLLTALEIMVGAHSLCFNFTIKSWSRPGQPWCEAQVFMNKNLFLQYDSDSNMVKPLGLLGKKVNATSTWGELTQTLGEVGRDLRMLLLDIKPQIKTSGSSTLQVEMLCQREAERCTGASWQFTINGEKCLLLDAMNMTWTVINHEASKIKETWKKDRGLENYFRKLSVGDCDHWLREFSEQWEVMPEPTVSPVNVLDVHGSSSSLLYTWIILGAFILFVLMGIFLIYIRWQKGGRSTWW; from the exons ATGCCCCTGACTTGTAGCCCTGTGCGCCTTCTTTTGCTTCTACTGTTGCTACTAACAGCCTTGGAGATCATGGTTG GTGCTCACTCTCTTTGCTTCAACTTCACTATAAAATCATGGTCCAGACCTGGACAGCCCTGGTGTGAAGCACAGGTCTTCATGAATAAAAATCTTTTCCTTCAGTACGACAGTGACAGCAACATGGTCAAGCCTCTGGGCCTCCTGGGGAAGAAGGTAAATGCCACCAGCACATGGGGAGAATTGACCCAAACGCTGGGAGAAGTGGGCCGAGACCTCAGGATGCTCCTTCTTGACATCAAACCCCAGATAAAGACCAGTG GTTCTTCCACTCTGCAGGTCGAGATGCTTTGTCAACGTGAAGCAGAACGATGCACTGGTGCGTCCTGGCAGTTCACCATCAATGGAGAGAAATGTCTCCTCTTAGATGCGATGAACATGACCTGGACAGTAATTAATCATGAAGCCAGTAAGATCAAGGAGACATGGAAGAAAGACAGAGGGCTGGAAAACTATTTCAGGAAGCTGTCAGTGGGAGACTGTGATCACTGGCTCAGGGAATTCTCAGAGCAGTGGGAGGTGATGCCAGAACCGACAG tgtcaCCAGTAAATGTTTTGGATGTCCATGGGTCTTCTTCTAGCCTACTATATACATGGATCATCCTGGGGGCGTTCATCTTGTTTGTCTTAATGGgaatttttctcatctatatcAGGTGGCAAAAAG GCGGAAGATCCACCTGGTGGTGA
- the LOC695031 gene encoding retinoic acid early transcript 1E isoform X1 gives MPLTCSPVRLLLLLLLLLTALEIMVGAHSLCFNFTIKSWSRPGQPWCEAQVFMNKNLFLQYDSDSNMVKPLGLLGKKVNATSTWGELTQTLGEVGRDLRMLLLDIKPQIKTSGSSTLQVEMLCQREAERCTGASWQFTINGEKCLLLDAMNMTWTVINHEASKIKETWKKDRGLENYFRKLSVGDCDHWLREFSEQWEVMPEPTVSPVNVLDVHGSSSSLLYTWIILGAFILFVLMGIFLIYIRWQKEMVHCLGLESPHYTAGLAAQTCSERRDEARISS, from the exons ATGCCCCTGACTTGTAGCCCTGTGCGCCTTCTTTTGCTTCTACTGTTGCTACTAACAGCCTTGGAGATCATGGTTG GTGCTCACTCTCTTTGCTTCAACTTCACTATAAAATCATGGTCCAGACCTGGACAGCCCTGGTGTGAAGCACAGGTCTTCATGAATAAAAATCTTTTCCTTCAGTACGACAGTGACAGCAACATGGTCAAGCCTCTGGGCCTCCTGGGGAAGAAGGTAAATGCCACCAGCACATGGGGAGAATTGACCCAAACGCTGGGAGAAGTGGGCCGAGACCTCAGGATGCTCCTTCTTGACATCAAACCCCAGATAAAGACCAGTG GTTCTTCCACTCTGCAGGTCGAGATGCTTTGTCAACGTGAAGCAGAACGATGCACTGGTGCGTCCTGGCAGTTCACCATCAATGGAGAGAAATGTCTCCTCTTAGATGCGATGAACATGACCTGGACAGTAATTAATCATGAAGCCAGTAAGATCAAGGAGACATGGAAGAAAGACAGAGGGCTGGAAAACTATTTCAGGAAGCTGTCAGTGGGAGACTGTGATCACTGGCTCAGGGAATTCTCAGAGCAGTGGGAGGTGATGCCAGAACCGACAG tgtcaCCAGTAAATGTTTTGGATGTCCATGGGTCTTCTTCTAGCCTACTATATACATGGATCATCCTGGGGGCGTTCATCTTGTTTGTCTTAATGGgaatttttctcatctatatcAGGTGGCAAAAAG AAATGGTGCATTGTCTTGGTCTTGAGTCCCCACACTACACAGCAGGGCTGGCAGCACAAACGTGCAGTGAGAGGAGGGACGAAGCACGCATCTCTTCCTGA
- the LOC695031 gene encoding retinoic acid early transcript 1E isoform X3, which produces MNKNLFLQYDSDSNMVKPLGLLGKKVNATSTWGELTQTLGEVGRDLRMLLLDIKPQIKTSGSSTLQVEMLCQREAERCTGASWQFTINGEKCLLLDAMNMTWTVINHEASKIKETWKKDRGLENYFRKLSVGDCDHWLREFSEQWEVMPEPTVSPVNVLDVHGSSSSLLYTWIILGAFILFVLMGIFLIYIRWQKEMVHCLGLESPHYTAGLAAQTCSERRDEARISS; this is translated from the exons ATGAATAAAAATCTTTTCCTTCAGTACGACAGTGACAGCAACATGGTCAAGCCTCTGGGCCTCCTGGGGAAGAAGGTAAATGCCACCAGCACATGGGGAGAATTGACCCAAACGCTGGGAGAAGTGGGCCGAGACCTCAGGATGCTCCTTCTTGACATCAAACCCCAGATAAAGACCAGTG GTTCTTCCACTCTGCAGGTCGAGATGCTTTGTCAACGTGAAGCAGAACGATGCACTGGTGCGTCCTGGCAGTTCACCATCAATGGAGAGAAATGTCTCCTCTTAGATGCGATGAACATGACCTGGACAGTAATTAATCATGAAGCCAGTAAGATCAAGGAGACATGGAAGAAAGACAGAGGGCTGGAAAACTATTTCAGGAAGCTGTCAGTGGGAGACTGTGATCACTGGCTCAGGGAATTCTCAGAGCAGTGGGAGGTGATGCCAGAACCGACAG tgtcaCCAGTAAATGTTTTGGATGTCCATGGGTCTTCTTCTAGCCTACTATATACATGGATCATCCTGGGGGCGTTCATCTTGTTTGTCTTAATGGgaatttttctcatctatatcAGGTGGCAAAAAG AAATGGTGCATTGTCTTGGTCTTGAGTCCCCACACTACACAGCAGGGCTGGCAGCACAAACGTGCAGTGAGAGGAGGGACGAAGCACGCATCTCTTCCTGA
- the LOC695031 gene encoding retinoic acid early transcript 1E isoform X4, with protein sequence MVKPLGLLGKKVNATSTWGELTQTLGEVGRDLRMLLLDIKPQIKTSGSSTLQVEMLCQREAERCTGASWQFTINGEKCLLLDAMNMTWTVINHEASKIKETWKKDRGLENYFRKLSVGDCDHWLREFSEQWEVMPEPTVSPVNVLDVHGSSSSLLYTWIILGAFILFVLMGIFLIYIRWQKEMVHCLGLESPHYTAGLAAQTCSERRDEARISS encoded by the exons ATGGTCAAGCCTCTGGGCCTCCTGGGGAAGAAGGTAAATGCCACCAGCACATGGGGAGAATTGACCCAAACGCTGGGAGAAGTGGGCCGAGACCTCAGGATGCTCCTTCTTGACATCAAACCCCAGATAAAGACCAGTG GTTCTTCCACTCTGCAGGTCGAGATGCTTTGTCAACGTGAAGCAGAACGATGCACTGGTGCGTCCTGGCAGTTCACCATCAATGGAGAGAAATGTCTCCTCTTAGATGCGATGAACATGACCTGGACAGTAATTAATCATGAAGCCAGTAAGATCAAGGAGACATGGAAGAAAGACAGAGGGCTGGAAAACTATTTCAGGAAGCTGTCAGTGGGAGACTGTGATCACTGGCTCAGGGAATTCTCAGAGCAGTGGGAGGTGATGCCAGAACCGACAG tgtcaCCAGTAAATGTTTTGGATGTCCATGGGTCTTCTTCTAGCCTACTATATACATGGATCATCCTGGGGGCGTTCATCTTGTTTGTCTTAATGGgaatttttctcatctatatcAGGTGGCAAAAAG AAATGGTGCATTGTCTTGGTCTTGAGTCCCCACACTACACAGCAGGGCTGGCAGCACAAACGTGCAGTGAGAGGAGGGACGAAGCACGCATCTCTTCCTGA
- the LOC106998081 gene encoding UL-16 binding protein 5 isoform X2, which produces MAAAASPAFLLRLPLLFLLSVWCRTGRADPHSLCYGITIIPKFRPGPRWCAVEGQVDKKTFLHYDCGNKTVTPVSPLGKKLSVTKAWKAQNPVLREVVDTLTQQLLDIELENYTPRENRMWTTVHPGARKMKEKWQNDKDVTMSFRYISMGDCTRWLKDFLTGMGSTLEPSAGAPPTMSSGAAQLRATATTLILCCLLLMCLLMCSRHSPTHSHGHHPQSLEPPPHPPLLHPPWLLSRVLWSDSYQIGKGPLSGGHVTRVTLPIIGDDSHSLPCPLALYTINNGTARHSGPLLASASWW; this is translated from the exons ATGGCAGCGGCCGCCAGCCCCGCGTTCCTTCTACGCCTCCCGCTTCTGTTCCTGCTGTCCGTCTGGTGCCGAACGGGGCGGGCCG ACCCTCACTCTCTTTGCTATGGCATCACTATCATCCCTAAATTCAGACCTGGACCACGGTGGTGTGCGGTTGAAGGCCAGGTGGATAAAAAGACTTTTCTTCACTATGACTGTGGCAACAAGACAGTCACACCCGTCAGTCCCCTGGGGAAGAAACTAAGTGTCACAAAGGCCTGGAAAGCACAGAACCCAGTACTGAGAGAGGTGGTGGACACGCTCACCCAGCAGCTGCTTGACATTGAGCTGGAGAATTACACACCCAGGG AGAACAGAATGTGGACAACGGTTCATCCTGGAgccagaaagatgaaagaaaagtgGCAGAATGACAAGGATGTGACCATGTCCTTCCGTTACATCTCAATGGGAGACTGCACAAGATGGCTTAAGGACTTCTTGACGGGCATGGGCAGCACCCTGGAGCCCAGTGCAGGAG CACCACCCACCATGTCCTCAGGTGCAGCCCAACTCAGGGCCACGGCCACCACCCTCATCCTTTGCTGCCTCCTCCTCATGTGCCTCCTCATGTGCTCCAGGCACAGCCCAACCCACAGCCATGGCCACCACCCTCAGTCCCTGGagcctcctcctcatcctcccctGCTTCATCCTCCCTGGCTGCTGAGTAGAGTGCTTTGGAGTGACAG CTACCAAATAGGGAAGGGCCCCTTGTCTGGTGGACACGTGACTCGCGTGACCTTACCCATCATTGGAGACGactcacactccttaccctgccctCTTGCCTTGTACACAATAAATAATGGCACGGCCAGGCATTCGGGGCCACTACTGGCCTCCGCATCTTGGTGGTAG
- the LOC106998081 gene encoding UL-16 binding protein 5 isoform X1, giving the protein MAAAASPAFLLRLPLLFLLSVWCRTGRADPHSLCYGITIIPKFRPGPRWCAVEGQVDKKTFLHYDCGNKTVTPVSPLGKKLSVTKAWKAQNPVLREVVDTLTQQLLDIELENYTPREPLTLQAPVSCEQKAEGHSSGSWQFGFDGQVFLLFDSENRMWTTVHPGARKMKEKWQNDKDVTMSFRYISMGDCTRWLKDFLTGMGSTLEPSAGAPPTMSSGAAQLRATATTLILCCLLLMCLLMCSRHSPTHSHGHHPQSLEPPPHPPLLHPPWLLSRVLWSDSYQIGKGPLSGGHVTRVTLPIIGDDSHSLPCPLALYTINNGTARHSGPLLASASWW; this is encoded by the exons ATGGCAGCGGCCGCCAGCCCCGCGTTCCTTCTACGCCTCCCGCTTCTGTTCCTGCTGTCCGTCTGGTGCCGAACGGGGCGGGCCG ACCCTCACTCTCTTTGCTATGGCATCACTATCATCCCTAAATTCAGACCTGGACCACGGTGGTGTGCGGTTGAAGGCCAGGTGGATAAAAAGACTTTTCTTCACTATGACTGTGGCAACAAGACAGTCACACCCGTCAGTCCCCTGGGGAAGAAACTAAGTGTCACAAAGGCCTGGAAAGCACAGAACCCAGTACTGAGAGAGGTGGTGGACACGCTCACCCAGCAGCTGCTTGACATTGAGCTGGAGAATTACACACCCAGGG AACCCCTCACCCTGCAGGCCCCAGTGTCTTGTGAGCAGAAAGCCGAAGGACACAGCAGTGGATCTTGGCAGTTCGGTTTCGATGGACAGGTCTTCCTCCTCTTTGACTCAGAGAACAGAATGTGGACAACGGTTCATCCTGGAgccagaaagatgaaagaaaagtgGCAGAATGACAAGGATGTGACCATGTCCTTCCGTTACATCTCAATGGGAGACTGCACAAGATGGCTTAAGGACTTCTTGACGGGCATGGGCAGCACCCTGGAGCCCAGTGCAGGAG CACCACCCACCATGTCCTCAGGTGCAGCCCAACTCAGGGCCACGGCCACCACCCTCATCCTTTGCTGCCTCCTCCTCATGTGCCTCCTCATGTGCTCCAGGCACAGCCCAACCCACAGCCATGGCCACCACCCTCAGTCCCTGGagcctcctcctcatcctcccctGCTTCATCCTCCCTGGCTGCTGAGTAGAGTGCTTTGGAGTGACAG CTACCAAATAGGGAAGGGCCCCTTGTCTGGTGGACACGTGACTCGCGTGACCTTACCCATCATTGGAGACGactcacactccttaccctgccctCTTGCCTTGTACACAATAAATAATGGCACGGCCAGGCATTCGGGGCCACTACTGGCCTCCGCATCTTGGTGGTAG